A stretch of the Meles meles chromosome 19, mMelMel3.1 paternal haplotype, whole genome shotgun sequence genome encodes the following:
- the LOC123931033 gene encoding serine/arginine repetitive matrix protein 1-like isoform X1 translates to MKTMKLRGGKTAGSPGALSLWGAVAAIKREALFLSPGYRADYTRISEASVPPCGSQRGEHRSWTAPPTPRRRPPQEDPGCALGSEQNQGSLRIGTGGTETQTRRKERSPGTPHTSSPASLTSSSPPRHRAPTSMGRTPVPRVRCWPRCLLGAPGSQQEPAVSELHRRYPRLPAPSAPSPGSPHFSDGHPGAGTELPLKHAEWPTSPASPHQLRGRLLMPCHRLWWPPERVHTPGPASCGWDLPWRKGSQQLRAAPGNPRTTRLPPCFVSCSLPSGLSPTHDHPDGPFLSGSTSVCPSGSTPAFPALYGPAGRPARTLSPILASAPGWSWQWALRGSTDSECPEPCLARGRNSEHLYWLDAGCVSSSRQPLCADQEAGLSDDGTVHPGWAPSWRLPGAGGRSRVPWALPAAPRGAALLTLMQEPPHPPFSLSISPASAAAEHMLLVSLHCASSPQLCRAAVL, encoded by the exons ATGAAAACAATGAAGCTCAGAGGGGGCAAGACGGCCGGGAGCCCGGGGGCGCTCAGCCTCTGGGGTGCAGTGGCAG CCATCAAGAGGGAGGCGCTCTTCTTGTCCCCAGGTTACAG GGCGGACTACACCCGTATCTCCGAGGCTTCTGTGCCTCCCTGCGGGTCCCAGCGTGGTGAGCACCGGAGTTggactgccccccccaccccccgccgccgaCCCCCGCAGGAAGACCCGGGGTGTGCTCTGGGCTCTGAACAAAATCAGGGGAGTCTTAGGATCGGGACCGGAGGAACG GAAACCCAGACGAGGAGAAAGGAAAGGTCCCCAGGGACGCCGCACACCTCGAGCCCTGCTTCCCTCACGTCATCCTCACCCCCCAGGCACCGTGCGCCCACCAGCATGGGTAGGACGCCCGTGCCGCGGGTGCGGTGCTGGCCCAGGTGTCTACTTGGGGCCCCCGGCAGCCAGCAGGAGCCGGCCGTGTCAGAACTGCACCGCCGCTACCCACGTCTGCCTGCCCCATCAGCTCCCAGCCCGGGCtctccccatttctcagatgggCACCCGGGTGCGGGGACGGAGCTCCCCCTCAAGCATGCGGAGTGGCCCACGAGTCCTGCGTCGCCACACCAGCTCCGCGGACG GCTCCTCATGCCCTGTCACCGTCTGTGGTGGCCCCCAGAGCGTGTCCACACCCCAGGTCCTGCAAGCTGCGGATGGGACCTTCCGTGGAGAAAGGGAAGTCAG CAACTGAGGGCAGCCCCTGGAAACCCGCGCACCACCCGCCTTCCTCCCTGCTTTGTTTCGTGCAGTCTTCCCTCTGGGCTTTCCCCCACCCACG ATCATCCCGATGGGCCGTTTCTCAGCGGATCAACTTCCGTGTGCCCCTCCGGATCCactcctgccttccctgccctctaCGGCCCTGCTGGCCGACCCGCACGGACTCTGTCACCCATCCTGGCCTCTGCTCCTGGCTGGAGCTGGCAGTGGGCGCTCCGTGGATCCACAGACAGTGAG TGCCCAGAACCATGCCTGGCACGTGGGAGAAACTCAGAACATCTTTACTGGCTGGACGCGGGCTGCGTGTCCTCCTCCCGACAACCCCTGTGTGCGGACCAGGAAGCGGGGCTTAGTGACGACGGCACCGTGCACCCAGGCTGGGCACCGAGTTGGagactccccggcgctgggggcCGCAGTCGGGTTCCCTGggctctccctgctgccccccgAGGAGCAGCGCTGCTGACCCTGATGCAGGAGCCCCCCCACCCTCCGTTCAGTCTCAGCATCTCCCCGGCATCTGCAGCCGCCGAGCACATGCTTCTAGTCTCGCTGCACTGTGCGTCCTCCCCGCAGCTGTGCCGGGCAGCCGTCCTCTGA
- the LOC123931033 gene encoding uncharacterized protein LOC123931033 isoform X2, with the protein MKTMKLRGGKTAGSPGALSLWGAVAAIKREALFLSPGYRADYTRISEASVPPCGSQRGEHRSWTAPPTPRRRPPQEDPGCALGSEQNQGSLRIGTGGTETQTRRKERSPGTPHTSSPASLTSSSPPRHRAPTSMGRTPVPRVRCWPRCLLGAPGSQQEPAVSELHRRYPRLPAPSAPSPGSPHFSDGHPGAGTELPLKHAEWPTSPASPHQLRGRLLMPCHRLWWPPERVHTPGPASCGWDLPWRKGSQQLRAAPGNPRTTRLPPCFVSCSLPSGLSPTHVRSSRWAVSQRINFRVPLRIHSCLPCPLRPCWPTRTDSVTHPGLCSWLELAVGAPWIHRQ; encoded by the exons ATGAAAACAATGAAGCTCAGAGGGGGCAAGACGGCCGGGAGCCCGGGGGCGCTCAGCCTCTGGGGTGCAGTGGCAG CCATCAAGAGGGAGGCGCTCTTCTTGTCCCCAGGTTACAG GGCGGACTACACCCGTATCTCCGAGGCTTCTGTGCCTCCCTGCGGGTCCCAGCGTGGTGAGCACCGGAGTTggactgccccccccaccccccgccgccgaCCCCCGCAGGAAGACCCGGGGTGTGCTCTGGGCTCTGAACAAAATCAGGGGAGTCTTAGGATCGGGACCGGAGGAACG GAAACCCAGACGAGGAGAAAGGAAAGGTCCCCAGGGACGCCGCACACCTCGAGCCCTGCTTCCCTCACGTCATCCTCACCCCCCAGGCACCGTGCGCCCACCAGCATGGGTAGGACGCCCGTGCCGCGGGTGCGGTGCTGGCCCAGGTGTCTACTTGGGGCCCCCGGCAGCCAGCAGGAGCCGGCCGTGTCAGAACTGCACCGCCGCTACCCACGTCTGCCTGCCCCATCAGCTCCCAGCCCGGGCtctccccatttctcagatgggCACCCGGGTGCGGGGACGGAGCTCCCCCTCAAGCATGCGGAGTGGCCCACGAGTCCTGCGTCGCCACACCAGCTCCGCGGACG GCTCCTCATGCCCTGTCACCGTCTGTGGTGGCCCCCAGAGCGTGTCCACACCCCAGGTCCTGCAAGCTGCGGATGGGACCTTCCGTGGAGAAAGGGAAGTCAG CAACTGAGGGCAGCCCCTGGAAACCCGCGCACCACCCGCCTTCCTCCCTGCTTTGTTTCGTGCAGTCTTCCCTCTGGGCTTTCCCCCACCCACG TTAGATCATCCCGATGGGCCGTTTCTCAGCGGATCAACTTCCGTGTGCCCCTCCGGATCCactcctgccttccctgccctctaCGGCCCTGCTGGCCGACCCGCACGGACTCTGTCACCCATCCTGGCCTCTGCTCCTGGCTGGAGCTGGCAGTGGGCGCTCCGTGGATCCACAGACAGTGA
- the LOC123931033 gene encoding serine/arginine repetitive matrix protein 1-like isoform X3: MKTMKLRGGKTAGSPGALSLWGAVAAIKREALFLSPGYRADYTRISEASVPPCGSQRGEHRSWTAPPTPRRRPPQEDPGCALGSEQNQGSLRIGTGGTETQTRRKERSPGTPHTSSPASLTSSSPPRHRAPTSMGRTPVPRVRCWPRCLLGAPGSQQEPAVSELHRRYPRLPAPSAPSPGSPHFSDGHPGAGTELPLKHAEWPTSPASPHQLRGRLLMPCHRLWWPPERVHTPGPASCGWDLPWRKGSQQLRAAPGNPRTTRLPPCFVSCSLPSGLSPTHEPQTCGAAGCTAPDPSRQPAPGVCGN; encoded by the exons ATGAAAACAATGAAGCTCAGAGGGGGCAAGACGGCCGGGAGCCCGGGGGCGCTCAGCCTCTGGGGTGCAGTGGCAG CCATCAAGAGGGAGGCGCTCTTCTTGTCCCCAGGTTACAG GGCGGACTACACCCGTATCTCCGAGGCTTCTGTGCCTCCCTGCGGGTCCCAGCGTGGTGAGCACCGGAGTTggactgccccccccaccccccgccgccgaCCCCCGCAGGAAGACCCGGGGTGTGCTCTGGGCTCTGAACAAAATCAGGGGAGTCTTAGGATCGGGACCGGAGGAACG GAAACCCAGACGAGGAGAAAGGAAAGGTCCCCAGGGACGCCGCACACCTCGAGCCCTGCTTCCCTCACGTCATCCTCACCCCCCAGGCACCGTGCGCCCACCAGCATGGGTAGGACGCCCGTGCCGCGGGTGCGGTGCTGGCCCAGGTGTCTACTTGGGGCCCCCGGCAGCCAGCAGGAGCCGGCCGTGTCAGAACTGCACCGCCGCTACCCACGTCTGCCTGCCCCATCAGCTCCCAGCCCGGGCtctccccatttctcagatgggCACCCGGGTGCGGGGACGGAGCTCCCCCTCAAGCATGCGGAGTGGCCCACGAGTCCTGCGTCGCCACACCAGCTCCGCGGACG GCTCCTCATGCCCTGTCACCGTCTGTGGTGGCCCCCAGAGCGTGTCCACACCCCAGGTCCTGCAAGCTGCGGATGGGACCTTCCGTGGAGAAAGGGAAGTCAG CAACTGAGGGCAGCCCCTGGAAACCCGCGCACCACCCGCCTTCCTCCCTGCTTTGTTTCGTGCAGTCTTCCCTCTGGGCTTTCCCCCACCCACG AGCCACAGACCTGTGGAGCGGCAGGCTGCACAGCCCCGGACCCCAGCCGGCAGCCAGCCCCTGGGGTGTGTGGAAACTGA